The following coding sequences are from one Lysinibacillus sp. FSL W8-0992 window:
- a CDS encoding NAD(P)/FAD-dependent oxidoreductase, which translates to MSKEIVILGAGYAGVLTALTARKYLSADEAKITVVNQFPTHQIITELHRLAGGTIAEGAVALPLKKIFKGLDIDLQIAKVTKFNVDTKKVDLDNGYTLSYDTLVVSLGSQTGFFGIPGLEENSMVLKSVNDANKINRHIEDRIKAYSQSKDEADATIVIGGGGLTGVELVGEIVDNFPKIAAKHGVNFADLKIKLVEAGPKILPVLPDVLIERATESLAKRGVEFITGTPVTGVEGNVISLKDRESIVANTFIWTGGVAALPMVAESGLAADRGKATINEFLQSTSHEDVFVIGDASVALPGDGGRPLYAPTAQVAWQMGECAGYNLFAQYKNQEMKTFSAVNSGTLASLGRKDAVATIGASNTQLKGLPATLMKEASNIRYLTHIKALFGLVY; encoded by the coding sequence ATGTCAAAAGAAATCGTCATCTTAGGTGCTGGTTACGCGGGTGTATTAACTGCATTAACAGCACGTAAGTATTTATCAGCTGATGAAGCTAAAATCACTGTAGTAAACCAATTCCCAACTCACCAAATCATCACTGAACTTCACCGTTTAGCTGGTGGTACTATTGCAGAAGGTGCAGTAGCTTTACCGCTTAAAAAAATCTTTAAAGGTTTAGATATTGATTTACAAATCGCTAAAGTAACTAAATTCAATGTTGATACTAAAAAGGTTGACCTAGATAATGGTTACACTTTATCTTATGATACATTAGTTGTTTCTTTAGGTAGCCAAACTGGATTCTTCGGTATCCCAGGATTAGAAGAAAATTCAATGGTACTTAAATCAGTTAACGATGCAAACAAAATTAACCGACACATTGAAGATCGTATTAAAGCATATTCACAGTCAAAAGACGAAGCAGATGCAACAATCGTTATCGGCGGTGGCGGTTTAACAGGTGTTGAGCTTGTTGGTGAAATCGTGGACAACTTCCCGAAAATCGCAGCAAAACACGGCGTAAACTTTGCAGATCTTAAAATTAAACTAGTTGAAGCTGGTCCTAAAATTTTGCCAGTACTTCCAGATGTACTTATCGAACGTGCAACTGAAAGTTTAGCAAAACGTGGTGTTGAATTCATCACAGGTACTCCAGTAACAGGTGTTGAAGGTAACGTTATTTCACTTAAAGACCGTGAGTCAATCGTTGCTAATACATTTATCTGGACTGGTGGTGTAGCTGCACTTCCAATGGTAGCTGAATCAGGTCTTGCTGCTGATCGTGGCAAAGCAACAATCAATGAATTCCTACAATCTACATCACATGAAGATGTATTTGTAATCGGGGATGCTTCTGTTGCATTACCAGGCGATGGTGGACGTCCACTTTACGCTCCAACTGCACAAGTTGCTTGGCAAATGGGCGAATGCGCTGGTTACAACTTATTCGCACAATACAAAAACCAAGAGATGAAAACATTCTCTGCGGTTAACTCTGGTACTCTTGCAAGCTTAGGCCGTAAAGATGCAGTTGCTACTATCGGTGCTAGCAATACACAACTTAAAGGTCTTCCTGCAACACTTATGAAAGAAGCGTCTAACATTCGCTATCTTACACACATCAAAGCGCTATTCGGCTTAGTGTATTAA
- a CDS encoding DUF1641 domain-containing protein, giving the protein MSETNNQAQSEQLTVSQEQLDVLDQLLKPEVQESLTTLVEQLPKLTEMMTLLTKSYEFAQAVATDDVLKSDTVGAVTEMAAPVVGSAKQLAATAIEAKDRASESNEVIGLFGLVKMIKDPQVQNVFRFVNAFLQVNAERKSK; this is encoded by the coding sequence ATGTCAGAAACGAATAACCAAGCACAGTCTGAACAATTAACTGTGAGTCAAGAGCAATTAGATGTACTAGACCAACTATTAAAGCCTGAGGTGCAAGAATCTCTAACAACTTTAGTTGAGCAATTACCAAAGCTAACTGAAATGATGACGTTATTAACTAAATCATATGAGTTTGCTCAAGCTGTTGCAACTGATGATGTACTAAAAAGTGACACTGTTGGCGCTGTAACAGAAATGGCTGCACCAGTAGTAGGATCAGCTAAACAACTTGCTGCAACTGCTATTGAAGCAAAAGATCGTGCTTCTGAAAGCAATGAAGTAATCGGTTTATTTGGTCTTGTAAAAATGATCAAAGACCCACAAGTTCAAAATGTTTTCCGTTTTGTAAATGCATTTTTACAAGTAAACGCTGAACGTAAATCTAAATAA
- a CDS encoding TetR/AcrR family transcriptional regulator: MKQSPRVLGRPRHDDKSKPTKDIVLETATMLFIKEGYKNVSMDDVAKACNVTKATIYYYYPTKGDLYTSALVEMMHRIRLHIERILEQPIPFKVRLEQLVEVHLSATVDIDMKNFMREATINLSNTQLKEVHTSENEMYKTIEHSMQNEMEKGTIRNGNAEFFAHTFMALMSVGYFKDGEGKRLFQTVPLAAKEIIDFFWLSVEK, encoded by the coding sequence TTGAAACAATCACCGCGTGTTCTAGGAAGACCTCGCCATGATGATAAGTCTAAACCTACAAAAGATATAGTCTTAGAAACAGCAACGATGCTATTTATTAAAGAGGGCTACAAAAATGTGTCCATGGACGATGTTGCGAAAGCCTGTAATGTTACGAAAGCTACGATTTATTACTATTACCCAACTAAAGGGGATTTATATACATCGGCTTTGGTTGAAATGATGCATAGAATTAGGCTGCATATTGAACGAATTTTAGAACAGCCCATTCCATTCAAAGTGCGATTAGAACAACTAGTTGAAGTACATTTATCGGCAACTGTTGATATTGATATGAAGAACTTTATGCGTGAAGCTACAATTAATTTATCAAATACTCAATTAAAAGAAGTCCATACATCAGAAAATGAAATGTATAAAACGATTGAGCACTCGATGCAAAATGAAATGGAAAAGGGCACGATTCGCAATGGGAATGCTGAATTTTTTGCCCATACATTTATGGCATTGATGTCAGTGGGCTATTTTAAAGATGGGGAAGGAAAAAGATTATTTCAAACAGTGCCTTTAGCGGCGAAAGAGATAATTGATTTCTTTTGGTTATCTGTCGAAAAGTGA
- a CDS encoding MMPL family transporter: protein MKKHPLEQWGSMVASKKGRFLALGCWVLLVVVLSFAWPQINSIESESGKNLPDTEMSEQAAAIIAEEFPNDAGTPLLLVWHRESGLTNDDFAAIQKVYAELKTNPLEHQTLIPPYDAMPPQAFSASTSDNGSTLVTPVFFEKGVATDMLQESLDSLTKTMDSNNVQLDKDLTSDALHVRYSGPVGIATDAVSLFSQADVKLMIATVLLVLVLLILIYRSPLLAIIPLIVVGLAYGVISPTLGFIAEQGWIDKDSQAVSIMTVLLFGAGTDYCLFLISKYREILFEVEDKAAAMKLAVKESGGAIMMSALTVVIGLATLSLAHYGSFQRFAVPFSFGVLVMGIAALVVLPAILVVIGRVAFFPFTPRTEEMAKRKGKKQHKSSHKVSHKIGRFVTHKPWIVIVITLLLLGGLASFVPRIQYTFDLLSSFPEDMPSREGFTLIEENFSPGELAPVQLVIDTQGSDINLQQQLANISYIDNVSDVQIGTKNNSIQLYELSLNANPYAKESLEHIPELKAEVVQLLEDTGIKDADTHVWIGGETASQYDTKQVTERDESVIMPTMIALIALLLFVYLRSVTATVYLLATVIISYFGALGAGWLILHYVMGAEAIAGSIPLYAFVFLVALGEDYNIFMISEIWKKRKTKDHLTAVEEGVVHTGSVITSAGLILAGTFAVLATLPIQVLVQFGVVTAIGILLDTFIVRPLLVPAITTVLGKYAFWPGSLFKRGN, encoded by the coding sequence ATGAAAAAACACCCTCTTGAGCAATGGGGCTCAATGGTAGCAAGTAAAAAAGGGCGTTTTTTAGCACTCGGATGCTGGGTTTTACTTGTTGTTGTCCTCTCGTTTGCTTGGCCACAAATTAACAGTATTGAAAGTGAGTCCGGTAAAAATTTACCTGATACTGAGATGTCCGAGCAAGCAGCAGCAATTATTGCTGAAGAATTTCCTAATGATGCAGGGACACCATTATTACTCGTTTGGCATAGAGAAAGCGGCCTAACAAATGATGATTTTGCAGCTATCCAAAAGGTTTACGCAGAGCTTAAAACAAATCCTTTAGAGCATCAAACGCTCATACCACCTTATGATGCAATGCCTCCACAGGCTTTTTCTGCATCTACATCTGACAATGGCTCCACTCTTGTCACACCTGTGTTCTTTGAAAAAGGTGTTGCAACAGATATGTTACAAGAGAGCCTAGATTCCTTAACGAAAACAATGGACTCGAATAATGTGCAATTGGATAAAGACTTAACAAGTGACGCTCTTCATGTTCGTTATTCTGGTCCAGTTGGTATTGCAACAGATGCTGTTAGCTTATTCTCACAAGCTGATGTGAAATTAATGATAGCGACAGTGCTTCTTGTATTAGTGTTATTAATTTTAATTTATCGTTCTCCATTACTTGCCATTATCCCACTAATTGTTGTAGGGCTTGCTTACGGTGTAATTAGCCCAACACTTGGCTTCATTGCAGAGCAAGGATGGATTGATAAAGATTCACAAGCTGTATCGATTATGACAGTTTTACTATTTGGTGCAGGAACAGATTATTGCTTATTTTTAATTTCAAAATACCGTGAAATTTTATTTGAAGTTGAGGATAAAGCTGCAGCGATGAAGCTCGCTGTTAAGGAATCGGGTGGCGCTATTATGATGAGTGCCCTAACGGTTGTTATTGGTTTAGCTACCCTTAGTCTTGCCCATTATGGCTCATTCCAACGCTTCGCAGTTCCATTTAGCTTTGGCGTGTTAGTAATGGGAATTGCTGCACTTGTTGTATTGCCAGCGATTCTCGTTGTTATAGGGCGAGTAGCCTTTTTCCCATTCACGCCACGTACAGAGGAAATGGCAAAGAGAAAAGGCAAAAAACAACATAAATCTTCACATAAAGTTAGTCATAAAATTGGACGCTTTGTAACACATAAGCCATGGATTGTTATTGTTATCACTCTCCTGCTTCTTGGCGGTTTAGCATCATTTGTACCACGCATTCAATATACATTTGACTTATTGTCTTCATTCCCAGAAGATATGCCGTCACGTGAGGGCTTCACTTTAATAGAAGAAAATTTTTCACCTGGTGAACTGGCACCTGTTCAGCTAGTCATCGACACGCAAGGTAGTGATATCAATTTACAACAACAGCTTGCAAACATTTCATATATTGATAATGTTTCTGATGTACAAATTGGTACGAAAAACAACTCTATTCAATTATATGAATTATCATTGAATGCAAATCCTTATGCAAAAGAGTCTTTAGAACATATTCCAGAGCTGAAGGCTGAAGTAGTTCAGTTACTTGAAGACACGGGTATTAAAGACGCTGATACGCACGTATGGATTGGTGGAGAAACAGCAAGTCAATATGATACAAAACAAGTTACTGAGCGTGATGAATCTGTCATCATGCCGACAATGATTGCTTTAATAGCTTTATTATTATTTGTCTATTTACGTTCAGTAACAGCAACTGTATATCTGCTCGCTACAGTCATTATTTCTTATTTTGGTGCACTTGGCGCAGGTTGGCTTATTTTGCATTATGTCATGGGGGCAGAGGCAATTGCAGGCTCTATTCCGCTATATGCCTTTGTATTTTTAGTTGCACTTGGCGAGGATTATAATATCTTCATGATTTCAGAGATTTGGAAGAAACGAAAAACGAAGGATCATTTAACAGCGGTAGAAGAAGGCGTTGTGCATACAGGTAGTGTTATTACATCTGCAGGGCTTATTTTAGCAGGTACGTTCGCAGTGCTTGCTACACTACCAATTCAAGTACTTGTACAATTCGGGGTTGTGACGGCTATTGGTATATTGCTCGATACGTTTATTGTGCGACCTTTACTTGTCCCAGCTATTACAACAGTGCTTGGCAAATATGCATTTTGGCCAGGATCCCTATTTAAAAGAGGGAATTAA
- a CDS encoding MDR family MFS transporter, with protein sequence MNNDLTMKKPPYGMIAILFVGAFVAFLNNTLLNVALPTIMKDFDITYAKVQWLATGYMLVSGILVPASAFFVTRFKNRHLFITAMSIFTIGTIMAGFAPSFGMLLAGRMVQAAGAASMSPLLMNVMLTSFPKEKRGAAMGIFGLVMIAAPAIGPTLSGYIVEHHDWRMLFQMIIPFAIISLLFGIWKLDNVMETRKVHLDVPSVLLSTVAFGGILYGFSTAGDKGWSSPWVYGTISIGFISLLIFIFKQLRMDQPLLELRIYKYPMFALGSAISVIISMAMFSGMILTPAYVQSIRGIEPFEAGLMMLPGALVMGIMSPITGKLFDKFGPRILAIIGLTITTIATFGLTKLALDSSYTFIVSMYTIRMFGMSMVMMPIMTNGLNQLPQMMNPHGTAINNTLQQVAGAIGSAVLVTFMNNRTKSTAADLIADAKAKAAQSGAAPTAEQMQQMQDQIMQTALLDGITHSFLIAAFVTVLALILAFFLKRVKVESAAATMDLKKPTN encoded by the coding sequence CGTATGCAAAGGTACAATGGCTTGCAACTGGTTATATGCTTGTAAGTGGTATTTTAGTACCTGCTTCAGCATTCTTTGTGACACGCTTTAAAAATAGACATTTATTTATTACTGCCATGTCTATTTTTACAATAGGTACAATTATGGCTGGCTTTGCTCCAAGCTTTGGTATGTTACTTGCAGGACGTATGGTGCAAGCGGCAGGGGCTGCTAGTATGTCACCATTATTAATGAACGTAATGCTGACTAGCTTCCCGAAAGAAAAACGTGGAGCAGCAATGGGTATTTTCGGTTTAGTTATGATTGCTGCACCGGCGATTGGCCCGACATTATCGGGTTATATCGTAGAACATCATGACTGGCGTATGCTGTTCCAAATGATTATACCATTTGCGATTATTAGTCTGCTATTTGGTATTTGGAAATTAGATAACGTTATGGAAACACGTAAAGTGCACTTAGATGTTCCTTCTGTATTATTATCAACAGTAGCATTTGGTGGTATTTTATACGGTTTCAGTACTGCAGGTGACAAAGGATGGTCTAGTCCTTGGGTTTACGGTACGATTTCAATCGGTTTTATTTCCTTACTTATCTTCATCTTTAAACAATTACGTATGGATCAACCTTTACTAGAGTTACGTATTTACAAATATCCGATGTTTGCATTAGGTTCTGCTATCTCAGTAATCATTTCAATGGCGATGTTCTCTGGGATGATTTTAACACCTGCGTATGTGCAATCAATTCGCGGTATTGAACCATTTGAAGCTGGTTTAATGATGCTTCCTGGGGCACTTGTAATGGGGATTATGTCACCTATTACTGGTAAACTTTTCGATAAATTCGGACCACGTATTTTGGCAATCATTGGTCTAACGATTACAACAATCGCAACATTTGGATTAACAAAATTAGCACTTGATTCTAGCTATACATTCATCGTATCGATGTATACAATTCGTATGTTCGGTATGTCGATGGTTATGATGCCTATTATGACAAACGGTTTAAATCAATTACCACAAATGATGAATCCACATGGTACAGCGATCAATAATACATTACAACAAGTAGCAGGAGCTATTGGTAGTGCTGTATTAGTTACATTTATGAATAACCGTACTAAATCAACAGCTGCAGACTTAATTGCAGATGCTAAGGCAAAAGCAGCGCAATCAGGTGCTGCACCTACAGCAGAGCAAATGCAACAAATGCAAGATCAAATTATGCAAACAGCTCTACTAGATGGTATTACACATTCATTCTTAATCGCGGCATTCGTTACAGTTCTCGCATTAATACTTGCGTTCTTCTTAAAACGTGTAAAAGTTGAAAGTGCAGCTGCTACAATGGATTTAAAAAAACCAACAAACTAA